CAAACCTATTACCTTGCTCCATACGGTGGACGACGTGGAATGGGTGAGGTGCTTGTCCGTGCGTTCGGCTACACCGTCGCTGCTCGTTACTTGGATAACTCCGAGGAAATGGTGAGAGAGCGTTATTCACATATAGAGGCTGGTGAACTTGGTGATGTCGCAACTGAGGCACTAGAAGAGATTGATAGTCTCACATAAAGAGGTGCTTCCTCTGATGGGCGACATTGCTGCGTCAGCACTAGGTTTATACCGCTTGACGGATTTCCTTCCAATATGAGCCTCGAAGAGACGGTTGACTACCTCGCCGAGGAACTCGACCTCGAGCGAAGTGAACACGTTCGCGAGGTCGGACAGTCGGTCGCCGAGCTTCGCGACTGATCAGCACATTTCTCTGAAATCCCGTTCGACAAGTCCGTCCTCCAGATACGTGATGAATTCGTGTTTCGCTGGCCCTTGCTGGGCGAGCAAATCATCCCGTTCTGCACGTTGGAGGACTGCCTGAGCGAAGTTTGTACAGTGTGATTCGTACTGCTCAGCGTACTCTGAGAGGGCGTCTCGCCAGTGCATATCCAGCTCGAATTCGGCTAATCGAATTTGGATCCCATCTTTCCGTTCGACGAGATCAATATCGAGCTCCTCGAGTTTCTTGAATCGGAGATTGTTCCGGCGGACGGTGATGATGCGCTTGGAATCGACGATGTAGGGATCGACCCACTCGCGCCAGGTATCATCGTCGACGTGAGTCCGTGGCATCGAAAAATCCGAATCTACACTCTCAATACAGAATTGCAGCATCGCGATGCCGGTTCGGTGATTCGCGTTCGGAAGGGAATGCCGGAGGATCAAATTCGACATCACTTCGCCGGCGACTTCAGGGACTGATGCTCCCCACGAGACGTGATCGAGTGCTTGTTGAATCTTCTGCGGTTCGAACTCCTTGTAGAGCCGGAACTCATCCGCTTCGCGAACATCGACAGCGGCCTCAAGCAATTCCACCAGTCGGAATGCTACAACTTGCCCAGCACGAGGGAGGTCATGAATACGATCACTCAACCACTCCCTGTCGAAGTCAATATCTTGGGCAGCTTCGACCTCCGTATCGCCCTCATAGAGTACATAGACTGGTGTTTCAAAAGGGTATCCGATTAGTTTTGTCGGCTCGTCGGACTGCTCTCGTTGAGAACGAATATCTGCCAGTGCCGCCGAGCTAAATTTGAGGGAGAAATTTTCGGCTTGTGGATGATGATAGAAGACCAGCCGGGCCATTTCACTCTATCTTCGCAGGGGATCGGTAACGCAGTCCTGCTTCCTCTGTCGTGAGCTACTGACCTGACTCTACGATGTCGTGCGTACTTGTTCATCCCCCAAGGCCTCTACCGCGATTGGTAATGCGGAATCCCTCATATTAACCAACAAATCGCAAGGAGTCCACTGTTGTTGGTTAACTCTGTGAGAGATGGTGGCTGTACACGTAACACTAGAGAATACAAGTATAAATGCAGGAAAGTAAATTTGGAATGAAGGTGGAAGAACCACGATGCTACTCGAAACAGTACTGAAAATCGGTGTTTACTTGGTGGCCTGCGGCGTCGCCTGGTTACTTCACGAGTCTGCCCACTACGCTGTCCACAGTCTCTACGCAGAATCGGTCTCGTTCGGCATGAATATTCGGGGGCCATATGTCGAAGCTATCTACGAAACAAGTGCTCCCCTGCTCGCGGTTCGAGTAGCATCGGTCGCGCCGACTCTTATCTACACCCCACTCGTCGCCCTCGGCATCGCTGGTTATCTTTCGATGTATCCGCTTCCCCAGCTGGATCCGGTCGAATGGTCGCTCGTCACTGTTCCAATAATGATACTGGTCTTGCCTACTGGTACAGATATCCGAGGTTCTCTGATTGAATTGCAATAGCTACTCCTAGAACAATTCGAACTTCAAACGAAGATTACGGCTTGATATCGCAGGCGGGAACGGTCAGAATTCGGGTTCCCCTACGTCGACAACTGGGCAGTTTGGGATGTGCTGAGGATAGTCTGCAATCGGAGCAATGCACCACTCGCAACGTCAACGCTGCTCCATCGCGGCCTCTTTCGAAAGAACCTGCTGGCAGTGGACACACTGGTCCTTCTCTCGGGGCGTCCGTTGATGAAAGCGGGGACATTCGACAGGTGCTGTCGGGGTGGATTCATCTACGTCCTCTGTCTCGACCCCGTGGATACGTGCAACTTCTCGGTTGGTGTCCGCAGCGAAGACTGAAACGTATCGTGAGGCGATGTCACTGCCACGTTTCCAGCCGTGATGATCCTCAAGATGGGCTTGGTTCATTCCCTCGGAGGCCAAGTAGGAAGCACTGCTCTTACGGAAGTTGGTGAACGTAACGGGTTTATCCACACCAGCCCGCTCTGCTGCATCCTTCACAGTCGCCAAGAGAGTCTGGTACGAAGGCTCTACTGCCTCTGATAACTTACTCCAGAGAGGATCATCCCCATTGTTTCCGGGATGGTCATTGAGCCAGCGTTGAAGGAATGGGACACTCGGGACCAGTCCAATCGTTCGCTGCCCCGTCTTTCCCTGAACTGTAATCTGGTACCCGTGTGTGTAGTCGGTGATGTCACCCAGGGTCAAACTCCGGAGTTCGCCTGATCGAGGTCCTGCATCCCATGCGATTGCTATGAGTGCAGCGTCGCGATAGTTCCGGGTTGCGTCGATCATCGGGAGCACATCGTCTTCCCACGTCAGCATATCCCCTGGCTATGGCGCGGGGTCGTACGTACTCGGCGTACTTGATGGAATCCACTCCATCGACTCTGGTGGATCATTGCCATTTGCATCCGTTGCACGACGTCCGAACTGCTTCAGCGCGACCCTGTAGTCTCGATTCGTCTCTGGATTGTCGTAGTTGCGGTGAATCCAGCGGACGATCTTCTTTGCGGCTTCTTCGTCATTCAAAGCGTCCGCGAGACTGCCAGCGTGTTCCGCCATTCGGATGTTGTGCCGGAGTAGTTTCACGTGGCGCTGATCACCGACCTGGCTGGGAATCAAAAACAGTTCGTCAGAGAACTCGAGGAGCGTTTCGCGGTCTTGAGGACTTCCTCCTCGCTCCCCGTTCTTGAGCTGTTCTCGCATCTGTTCGAGTTCTCGCTCGCTATTGTTTGTCATGGATTCACTCGTCGGTGGTTCGTTCGAGTCTCTTGTCCCGAGACACACCCGCTCTGTAATAATAGATAATACATATAGTTTAATGTAGTAAGACTACAAAAAATATTGTTGTGGACTGCAGTCAGACACTCAGAATTGGAGAACTAGTGTTAGGGAAATGGAAGCTCTCGGCTATCCCGGCTTCAGTCTGCAGTCACAGCTACATCCCTGATCCAGAGTCCATGATACACGAATCTACTACCGAGATCCGGCAGCGAATCGCTGACTTCAATGAAAAAGCCAAAACACAGACCCGCGAGCACACCCGGCACACGGTCCGGCAGCTCTCCGCAAACACGGTGTCTGGGCTCATCGGCGTCTCGTTCATCCTCCTCGCCACTGGGACTGCCGCAGCACAGGAGGACGTCGGAAACGTCTACTGTGACACCGGGGTCGAAACCGGTATCGATCTCGTCTTCGGCGCTGTCGCCGGCCTTGGACTCCCCGCCACCGCCTACTACCTGAGCAAAGGTGGCCTCTCGTACATGCGGGCAGGCGGCAATCCGGAGAAGAAAAACCAAGCAAAGAACCGTCTCGTCATGTCCGCGATCGGATTTGGCATCGTTGTGCTGGCCCTCCTGTCGCCCGAACTCGTCGACAAGATTGGGAGCCAGATGGGGTTCGGCTTCTCCGACTGCGTCAAGCCGTTCTGACAGCCCTTCATCAGCCCAAATGCGATTCGAAATCCCGCTGGCGGTCGGACTGCTCACACTCACACTGGCAAGTCTGGCAGTCAGTGGGGCAGCAGGGGCTCCAGACCAACTCGAAAGCCCCGACCCGAACAACACGACAAAGCCCGCGGACGGTCCCGCGTACGGAGTCAACAACAGCACGTTTCAGCGGCTCTGGTCAGCAGACACCGACCAGCCGAACCTCACGAGAAACGCGTTCGACTCCTGGAACATTTCCCGCCCCGAGTTCTTCCGCCGGCTCGCGATGACTACCGACGTCCCCTTCGACCGGCCACCAGAAGCCGTCGAAGCCTGGAACAGCGGCGACTTGCAAGATTTCACGCCGGGGAACAACACACAGTCCGTCCATCCTGACGGTGTCACCCTCAGGAATAGCGAGTTCATCCGTGATGCGTACGTCGCGACGTACGCCGTCCAGCCCTCGACGATACTCCACCAGTCGAACGGGACGACGCACTACATCGCGCCCGAGGGTGACGTGCTCACGACCGCGGACTACCGCGTTCGAACACCCGACGACGACCCTATCGGTCCCGTCCAGCGGACCTGGGATATCAGTGAAGCCCGGATTGAGCGTGTCGTGCTCAAGACGGACAACGAGACGCAGGACGCAGGTGCGGGCCACACGACGACGCTGCACTACTCTGGGATGACTGGAAGCCCCACGTTGACTGTGCAGGCCGAGGTCGTCGTGGAGGTCGAGGAGATCATCCGGACTTGCGACGATTTCAACGGCAGCACCCGCCGGTGTGACTCCTCGTGGAACATCACCGTCGAAGAGCATTCAGACAATGTCACAGTCACGAGTCGCCGGGAGGTCCGCGTGAATGACCTCTCGGACGCAACCATCGAGCGCGTCGAGTTCGACGCCGAACCGGAGCGAACTGGTGCGATTCTGCTCCCCGAGAACATGTGGGCCCGGATGACCATTGACGAGAACGGGGGAACGGGTGTTCGGAACACCTACGTGTACTACACGGCCGGGAAGGAGAACTGGCACGAGCTGACGACATCGACGGCGATCTGGAACGAGAGTCATCGGTCGTCAGTCCGCCCGCTCCAAGTTCACGCCTTCCCACGACCGTCTGGTGCTCGCGTGACTGATGGTCTTCAGCCGAACTGGTCACAGCCACGGCTCGGAATCGACCACCGGAGCGCCACCCAGCTGTCTGCACCGACAGTCCCCGACACCTTTCACATCAACAGCGGGGAGCCCTATC
The DNA window shown above is from Haloarchaeobius litoreus and carries:
- a CDS encoding tyrosine-type recombinase/integrase; the protein is MLTWEDDVLPMIDATRNYRDAALIAIAWDAGPRSGELRSLTLGDITDYTHGYQITVQGKTGQRTIGLVPSVPFLQRWLNDHPGNNGDDPLWSKLSEAVEPSYQTLLATVKDAAERAGVDKPVTFTNFRKSSASYLASEGMNQAHLEDHHGWKRGSDIASRYVSVFAADTNREVARIHGVETEDVDESTPTAPVECPRFHQRTPREKDQCVHCQQVLSKEAAMEQR
- a CDS encoding pilin gives rise to the protein MIHESTTEIRQRIADFNEKAKTQTREHTRHTVRQLSANTVSGLIGVSFILLATGTAAAQEDVGNVYCDTGVETGIDLVFGAVAGLGLPATAYYLSKGGLSYMRAGGNPEKKNQAKNRLVMSAIGFGIVVLALLSPELVDKIGSQMGFGFSDCVKPF